One window of Acanthochromis polyacanthus isolate Apoly-LR-REF ecotype Palm Island chromosome 19, KAUST_Apoly_ChrSc, whole genome shotgun sequence genomic DNA carries:
- the mapta gene encoding microtubule-associated protein tau isoform X3, producing MDYMNNASNSYSSGDTVSASLANMTINDQHHQENGVAKMKEDEAALSENGVKPASELSQPESSQCDDEVPPAEKPAEKGGVEATSEVSEIESTLCEDEEQPAAGGAASTAQAKMDNGDKSGAKSQTPGAKTGRTAAQPASAKKPPTPKNEKDGQSGQSSPGTPKSPSSQALSAKAAAEANKVKKVAVVRSTPKSPGSLKSRPPAPLAAAAGPMPDLKNVRSKIGSTDNIKHQPGGGKVQILDQKVDYSSVQSKCGSKDNVKHVPGGGNVQILDKKLDLTNVQARCGSKDNLKHTPGGGKVKILDQKVDYSNVQSKCGSKDNMTHAPGGGNVQILDKKLDLSNVQSRCGSKDNIKHVPGGGNVQIVHKKIDLSNVTSKCGSKVNIRHKPGGGNIEIKNEKLEFKVQSKIGSLDNIGHVPGGGQKRRDKGKEGEGSTSDSPSIPSIPSPVVTPPQSPQTVPSAPSTPILTNPLIKIEDSCKYRPTTQQLL from the exons ATGGACTACATGAACAACGCCTCCAACAGCTACAGCTCTGGAGACACCGTGAGCGCCTCCTTAGCCAACATGACCATCAACGACCAGCACCACCAGGAGAACGGAGTGGCCAAAATGAAAG AGGACGAAGCGGCGCTCAGTGAAAACGGGGTGAAACCTGCGTCTGAGCTGTCTCAGCCAGAGAGCAGCCAGTGTGATGACGAGGTGCCGCCTG CGGAGAAGCCTGCAGAGAAAGGAGGTGTTGAAGCTACATCTGAGGTCTCAGAAATAGAGAGCACCTTGTGTGAAGACGAGGAGCAGCCTG cagcaggaggagcagctTCAACAG CTCAAGCAAAGATGGATAATGGAGATAAG AGTGGTGCAAAGTCTCAAACTCCAGGAGCCAAAACTGGCAGAACTGCAGCTCAACCAG CTAGTGCCAAGAAACCCCCTActccaaaaaatgaaaaag ATGGCCAGAGTGGACAGAGCAGCCCTGGCACCCCCAAGTCCCCCTCTAGCCAAGCACTGTCTGCAAAGGCTGCCGCCGAGGCCAACAAAGTGAAGAAGGTCGCGGTGGTTCGCTCTACGCCCAAATCCCCGGGATCGCTGAAGAGCCGTCCGCCGGCGCCTCTGGCTGCCGCCGCCGGGCCGATGCCAGACCTGAAGAACGTCAGGTCCAAGATTGGCTCCACAGACAACATCAAGCACCAGCCTGGAGGTGGAAAG GTACAAATCCTTGATCAGAAGGTGGACTATAGTAGTGTGCAGTCTAAGTGTGGCTCCAAAGACAATGTGAAACATGTACCCGGTGGCGGCAAT GTCCAAATCCTCGATAAGAAGCTGGACTTAACTAACGTCCAAGCTCGCTGCGGATCTAAAGACAACTTAAAGCACACGCCTGGTGGAGGCAAG GTTAAAATACTTGATCAGAAGGTGGACTATAGTAATGTCCAGTCTAAGTGTGGCTCCAAAGACAATATGACACATGCACCCGGTGGCGGCAAT GTACAAATTCTTGATAAGAAGTTGGACTTAAGCAATGTGCAGTCCCGGTGTGGCTCCAAAGATAATATAAAACATGTACCCGGTGGTGGCAAT GTTCAAATTGTGCACAAAAAGATCGATCTGAGCAACGTGACATCTAAATGTGGATCGAAAGTCAACATCCGCCACAAGCCAG GTGGTGGAAATATCGAGATCAAGAACGAGAAGCTGGAGTTTAAAGTTCAGTCCAAAATCGGCTCTCTGGACAACATCGGCCACGTTCCTGGAGGCGGCCAGAAAAGG AGGGACAAGGGGAAGGAAGGCGAGGGCAGCACCTCAGACAGCCCCTCCATCCCCTCCATCCCCTCCCCTGTCGTCACCCCCCCTCAGTCCCCCCAGACCGTCCCCTCAGCTCCCTCCACCCCCATCCTGACGAACCCCCTCATAAAGATTGAGGACTCCTGTAAGTACCGACCGACCACACAGCAGCTTCTG tgA
- the mapta gene encoding microtubule-associated protein tau isoform X4 translates to MDYMNNASNSYSSGDTVSASLANMTINDQHHQENGVAKMKEDEAALSENGVKPASELSQPESSQCDDEVPPAEKPAEKGGVEATSEVSEIESTLCEDEEQPAAGGAASTAQAKMDNGDKSGAKSQTPGAKTGRTAAQPASAKKPPTPKNEKDGQSGQSSPGTPKSPSSQALSAKAAAEANKVKKVAVVRSTPKSPGSLKSRPPAPLAAAAGPMPDLKNVRSKIGSTDNIKHQPGGGKVQILDQKVDYSSVQSKCGSKDNVKHVPGGGNVQILDKKLDLTNVQARCGSKDNLKHTPGGGKVKILDQKVDYSNVQSKCGSKDNMTHAPGGGNVQILDKKLDLSNVQSRCGSKDNIKHVPGGGNVQIVHKKIDLSNVTSKCGSKVNIRHKPGGGNIEIKNEKLEFKVQSKIGSLDNIGHVPGGGQKRRDKGKEGEGSTSDSPSIPSIPSPVVTPPQSPQTVPSAPSTPILTNPLIKIEDSY, encoded by the exons ATGGACTACATGAACAACGCCTCCAACAGCTACAGCTCTGGAGACACCGTGAGCGCCTCCTTAGCCAACATGACCATCAACGACCAGCACCACCAGGAGAACGGAGTGGCCAAAATGAAAG AGGACGAAGCGGCGCTCAGTGAAAACGGGGTGAAACCTGCGTCTGAGCTGTCTCAGCCAGAGAGCAGCCAGTGTGATGACGAGGTGCCGCCTG CGGAGAAGCCTGCAGAGAAAGGAGGTGTTGAAGCTACATCTGAGGTCTCAGAAATAGAGAGCACCTTGTGTGAAGACGAGGAGCAGCCTG cagcaggaggagcagctTCAACAG CTCAAGCAAAGATGGATAATGGAGATAAG AGTGGTGCAAAGTCTCAAACTCCAGGAGCCAAAACTGGCAGAACTGCAGCTCAACCAG CTAGTGCCAAGAAACCCCCTActccaaaaaatgaaaaag ATGGCCAGAGTGGACAGAGCAGCCCTGGCACCCCCAAGTCCCCCTCTAGCCAAGCACTGTCTGCAAAGGCTGCCGCCGAGGCCAACAAAGTGAAGAAGGTCGCGGTGGTTCGCTCTACGCCCAAATCCCCGGGATCGCTGAAGAGCCGTCCGCCGGCGCCTCTGGCTGCCGCCGCCGGGCCGATGCCAGACCTGAAGAACGTCAGGTCCAAGATTGGCTCCACAGACAACATCAAGCACCAGCCTGGAGGTGGAAAG GTACAAATCCTTGATCAGAAGGTGGACTATAGTAGTGTGCAGTCTAAGTGTGGCTCCAAAGACAATGTGAAACATGTACCCGGTGGCGGCAAT GTCCAAATCCTCGATAAGAAGCTGGACTTAACTAACGTCCAAGCTCGCTGCGGATCTAAAGACAACTTAAAGCACACGCCTGGTGGAGGCAAG GTTAAAATACTTGATCAGAAGGTGGACTATAGTAATGTCCAGTCTAAGTGTGGCTCCAAAGACAATATGACACATGCACCCGGTGGCGGCAAT GTACAAATTCTTGATAAGAAGTTGGACTTAAGCAATGTGCAGTCCCGGTGTGGCTCCAAAGATAATATAAAACATGTACCCGGTGGTGGCAAT GTTCAAATTGTGCACAAAAAGATCGATCTGAGCAACGTGACATCTAAATGTGGATCGAAAGTCAACATCCGCCACAAGCCAG GTGGTGGAAATATCGAGATCAAGAACGAGAAGCTGGAGTTTAAAGTTCAGTCCAAAATCGGCTCTCTGGACAACATCGGCCACGTTCCTGGAGGCGGCCAGAAAAGG AGGGACAAGGGGAAGGAAGGCGAGGGCAGCACCTCAGACAGCCCCTCCATCCCCTCCATCCCCTCCCCTGTCGTCACCCCCCCTCAGTCCCCCCAGACCGTCCCCTCAGCTCCCTCCACCCCCATCCTGACGAACCCCCTCATAAAGATTGAGGACTCCT